ACAAGAATGTTGAAACTCCAAAAGACTTCACAAATGCAAAACTCGAAAGCAATACAAGAACATAGATATGGGATATACGGAAAACGGTGATCACACAAACCTTGCGGTAGTTGTAGAACCGGCATTGGCATTGATATTCCGATGAACAATCCGAGCCAGACCAGAATCCTCCACACCATCGATCAATTCCCTGAGCCCCAAATTCCCCaccttctctttctcctcctcctcctcctcctcctctttcaCCTCTTCACCACGACCACCGCCGCCACTACTTCCACCACGCGCCTTCCCAATCAATCTCTCAAAGTAATTCCCGTAAATATACTCCGGCGTGTACCCGTTTTCTTCATCAAACAGCATAATATGGCCGTGCCACTCCCAAACCCGATAATCCGAACCCGTTTCCTCGTGAAACCCGACGCAAATGTGGTGCTCCCCAATCGTGACGGCCTGACCCGAATTGGGCTTGAGCGAATCGGTGTTGCCGGTGAGGATGACCCGGATGATCTCCCTCTCGAGCTTGGATTCCTCCTTGGCGAGCTGGGTCTTGttctcgtcgtcgtcgtcgtcggcgGCGGAGAGGTTGGCGGCATCGAAGAGGAGGTCTTCGAGGGTTTGGGAGAGGAAGGAGTTGTTGTTGGCGGTGGTGGTTGGGGGTCGGATTTGGAGGCGACCCATGAGGGTTTGGAGCATCAGGTTGTCGAAGTTGGTGGTGCTGCTGAAGGAGCTCATGATCGGGAATTTGGGTTTTGGAATTTCAATCAGGGTTTTAGGCTTTTTAGCACATCGCCCACAAGTGAAAAGGGTTTTTGGGGTTTTGGGGGGTtttgagaggagagaggagctTGGTGGGTGAGAGGGTTTATGGATTTTTATGCTTTAGGTTTTGGAATATTTTGATTCTGAGTTTTTGATGATTAAGTAGTGACGTGGATGTTTATCATTTCTTGGATTGTGGGCTGCTTCTGATAAAGTTAAGGCCCATACCTTTTATCAGAAGTAAGGGATTGACATTTCAGGCTCGTTTTTGTAGAAGTGCTTTTGGTACATATCGCTTCTACTGAAGGCGGTTTCATGTCGCGTGGGGGCTCCAGGCAAGTGTTCGACACTACAGGCTCGTTTTTGTAGGAGTGCGTTTGCTACGTAGTGCTTGTACTAAAAGCGGTTTCATGACAAGCACATTATGGTTTTAAGGCGCTATAACGTTGAAGTAAAACTCATGCGGAAAGAGATTGAACGACCTTCAACAAGAGTGCTCTGAAAGACTTAATACAAGTTGGTTTGGTAGAGCATATATACCCATATGTTATTATGCTTACTAAGCTTGTTGCATGTAATTTGTTGCGCTAAAAGTTGCTTTGTTGAGTTTCGAGTGTAATGATTATCACAAGAACAGAAAAGTTTGGGATTATTGCAGAGCAGAACGTCGATTGATCCAAACAAGGTTGGGAGGCCAATTCATTTGGGACTCATTACTTCGAATGGGCACGGAAGAAGCTAAAAGGAGTGTTCAAAACTGTTTTTGACAGTGCAAAAAACGCTTCTAAGACGTCTCTCTTTCTTCGAGTCATGAAAACGTTTGCTTATTCGGAGCTGACATAGTGACAAATCTGGAATTCTGTAACGTTTTTACAGACTTAACTTTGAGCATTTTACAAGAATAGATTCATTACATCGAACATATAAAAGAATACATTTATAAAGAATACATTCATGAAGGGATAACCATAACACAAATCAAAGATAATTGTCTGAAACCCATGATAGgctaaatacaaaaaaattgggACACCGATGTACGCTTTTCAACATTCATCACTGTATACAAGACTTGATACTTGTCATATAAGAAAATTTCCATCTAGAAGTCGTATAAGCATGTACATTGTCTCACAATGTATGTATGCCAAAACGACGAATTTGTAGAGttattttcatcatcatcatcatcattacaAAGATAAGAACATATATTATCTGTCTATAATAGGATAGCACCGAGATTCATTGCTCGCACGAACAACTACCGCCTGAGGCTCTCCACAATGTAGTCCGCATAAAGATCCCTATACATCAGAACAAATATTTTGAGAGATTAAGACCATACTATATGAATGTAAATTGATTCCAATTAAGCATCCAAGAGCGACTCTTTCC
Above is a genomic segment from Rosa chinensis cultivar Old Blush chromosome 3, RchiOBHm-V2, whole genome shotgun sequence containing:
- the LOC112191896 gene encoding uncharacterized protein LOC112191896, whose product is MSSFSSTTNFDNLMLQTLMGRLQIRPPTTTANNNSFLSQTLEDLLFDAANLSAADDDDDENKTQLAKEESKLEREIIRVILTGNTDSLKPNSGQAVTIGEHHICVGFHEETGSDYRVWEWHGHIMLFDEENGYTPEYIYGNYFERLIGKARGGSSGGGGRGEEVKEEEEEEEEKEKVGNLGLRELIDGVEDSGLARIVHRNINANAGSTTTART